The following are from one region of the Channa argus isolate prfri chromosome 6, Channa argus male v1.0, whole genome shotgun sequence genome:
- the omgb gene encoding oligodendrocyte-myelin glycoprotein: MRALTMPACCSSVLCLLLLLLCGLLGGWVLSICPSVCSCSRGHRVVDCSSRGLTRLPPGLQHNIRFLNLSFNSLQGLDSQLSHYAHLRTLDLSYNRLESLPPALPRSLWDLRAAGNHLRSLDKNDTAYHWNLKVLDLSDNELERVVFINNTLPSLQALNLSHNRFWTVPTNMPHNLECIDLSFNYLVQILPGSLDRLPRLAQFYLHVNRFSWLLEGIFDKLTGLQIMTLGDNPWACEEEENITRLQKWAEQTRATILGCPCYTKPICGQTHLGTPGRDWHSVLFTEPPLWVHNRDVGHDGQSPARTAEVTSSYQAKSALFDTGMYQEKRGVNESGDHVVFVWTSSTSFNSFSTHTSTTTQPRSLTKKPKVSNSRNKGHGFLVKTEQSVTLTILVMTTTLNTY, translated from the exons ATGAG AGCCCTGACTATGCCTGCCTGCTGTTCCTCTGTGCTCtgcctgctcctcctcctgctgtgtGGGCTGCTAGGAGGTTGGGTTCTCTCCATTTGTCCCTCTGTGTGTTCCTGCAGCCGAGGACATCGCGTTGTGGACTGCTCCTCAAGAGGCCTTACCAGGCTCCCACCTGGTCTGCAGCACAACATTCGCTTTCTCAATCTCTCTTTTAACAG CTTGCAGGGTCTAGACAGTCAGCTCAGCCATTATGCCCACCTTCGAACCCTGGACTTGTCCTACAACCGCCTGGAGAGCCTGCCGCCTGCATTGCCAAGGTCGTTGTGGGATCTTCGGGCAGCAGGTAACCATTTACGCTCACTGGACAAAAATGACACAGCTTACCATTGGAACCTGAAAGTACTGGATCTGTCTGACAATGAGCTGGAGAGAGTGGTTTTCATCAACAACACGTTGCCCAGTCTCCAAGCGCTTAACCTCAGTCACAACAGGTTTTGGACTGTTCCTACAAATATGCCACACAACCTGGAGTGCATTGATTTGTCATTTAACTATCTGGTACAGATCCTGCCGGGATCATTGGACCGACTGCCCAGGCTGGCTCAATTCTACTTGCATGTCAATCGCTTCTCTTGGTTGTTGGAGGGGATCTTTGATAAGCTAACAGGGCTACAGATTATGACTCTTGGGGATAACCCCTGGGCttgtgaagaagaagaaaacataacAAGGCTCCAGAAATGGGCTGAACAGACCCGTGCAACTATCTTAGGCTGCCCCTGTTATACAAAACCCATCTGTGGACAAACCCATCTAGGAACACCAGGGAGAGACTGGCACTCTGTGTTGTTCACAGAGCCACCTCTCTGGGTTCACAACAGAGATGTGGGACATGATGGTCAATCACCCGCAAGAACTGCAGAGGTCACTTCATCTTATCAGGCCAAATCTGCACTTTTTGATACTGGAATGTATCAGGAAAAAAGAGGGGTGAATGAATCTGGAGACCACGTAGTGTTTGTCTGGACATCTTCAACAAGTTTTAATAgtttctccacacacacaagcacaacaaCACAGCCACGTTCTTTAACGAAGAAGCCCAAAGTGTCTAACTCGCGGAATAAAGGTCATGGATTCCTTGTGAAGACTGAACAAAGTGTAACCCTGACGATTTTAGTAATGACAACCACACTTAATACTTACTAA